In one Bacillus sp. Marseille-P3661 genomic region, the following are encoded:
- the trmD gene encoding tRNA (guanosine(37)-N1)-methyltransferase TrmD: protein MKIDILTLFPDMFTGIFGQSILKKAEERDIVTYNVHNFREFSEDKHQKVDDYPYGGGAGMVLTPQPIFDAVDHLTAGLTTKPRVILMCPQGERYTQKKAEQLSKEEHLIFICGHYEGYDERIRQHIITDEISIGDFVLTGGELASMVIVDSVVRLLPGALGNTESAPCDSYSSGLLEHPHYTRPADFRGLKVPDVLLSGNHKNIEEWRAKESLRRTFIRRPDLLHTRELTDIEKKWIEEFMNNK, encoded by the coding sequence ATGAAGATAGATATCTTAACACTATTTCCAGATATGTTTACAGGGATTTTTGGACAATCGATATTAAAAAAAGCTGAAGAACGTGACATAGTTACATATAATGTCCACAATTTCCGTGAGTTTTCTGAGGATAAGCATCAAAAAGTAGATGATTACCCATATGGTGGGGGGGCTGGTATGGTATTAACACCACAACCCATTTTCGATGCAGTTGACCATTTAACAGCGGGGCTGACCACAAAGCCAAGGGTTATTCTTATGTGTCCACAAGGTGAGCGATATACTCAAAAAAAAGCTGAACAACTTTCAAAGGAAGAGCATTTAATATTTATTTGTGGACATTACGAAGGATATGATGAAAGAATTCGTCAACATATCATTACTGATGAGATTTCGATTGGTGATTTTGTATTAACAGGTGGAGAATTAGCAAGTATGGTAATTGTAGATAGTGTTGTGAGACTTTTGCCTGGCGCCTTAGGTAATACTGAGTCAGCACCATGTGATTCATATAGTAGTGGATTGTTAGAACATCCTCACTATACAAGGCCTGCAGATTTTCGTGGATTGAAGGTACCGGATGTCTTGCTCTCCGGTAATCATAAAAACATTGAGGAATGGCGCGCCAAAGAGTCCTTAAGGAGAACTTTTATTAGACGACCTGATTTATTACATACACGTGAGTTAACAGATATTGAAAAAAAGTGGATTGAAGAGTTCATGAACAATAAATAG
- a CDS encoding YlqD family protein — protein MKILKNVVVKQLLTGKSKQYMHEKFQAQLNQLNKEIEQFRFVKKKLEKSVKAAGNSNNIGKIEKEISGRQEQYNLVQFKVQQLELLPLGSELNDTEVQSIVEINEGDNWEEIMKGGTIIIKDGIIHEIR, from the coding sequence ATGAAAATACTAAAAAATGTAGTCGTAAAACAGTTGTTAACCGGAAAAAGTAAACAATATATGCACGAAAAGTTTCAAGCTCAGCTTAATCAACTGAATAAAGAAATTGAGCAGTTTCGTTTTGTAAAAAAGAAATTGGAGAAATCAGTGAAGGCAGCAGGAAATAGTAATAATATCGGTAAAATTGAAAAAGAGATTTCTGGTAGACAGGAACAATATAATTTGGTGCAATTTAAGGTGCAGCAGCTTGAACTTTTACCACTAGGTAGTGAACTTAACGATACTGAGGTGCAAAGTATCGTGGAAATTAACGAGGGTGATAATTGGGAAGAAATAATGAAAGGCGGAACAATCATTATTAAAGATGGGATAATCCATGAAATCCGGTAG
- the rplS gene encoding 50S ribosomal protein L19 gives MQKLIEDITKEQLKSDLPAFRPGDTLRVHVKVVEGTRERIQVFEGVVIKRRGGGISETFTVRKVSYGVGVERTFPVHTPKIAKIEVMRRGKVRRAKLYYLRNLRGKAARIKEIR, from the coding sequence ATGCAAAAGTTAATTGAAGATATCACTAAAGAACAATTAAAGAGCGATCTTCCTGCGTTCCGTCCTGGTGACACATTACGTGTACACGTAAAAGTTGTTGAGGGAACTCGTGAGCGTATTCAGGTGTTCGAAGGTGTTGTTATTAAGCGTCGTGGTGGTGGAATCAGTGAAACATTTACTGTTCGTAAGGTATCTTACGGAGTAGGTGTTGAGCGTACATTCCCAGTGCATACACCGAAAATTGCGAAGATTGAAGTTATGCGTCGCGGTAAAGTCCGTCGTGCGAAACTTTATTACCTACGTAATCTTCGTGGTAAAGCAGCTCGTATTAAAGAAATCCGATAA
- a CDS encoding putative DNA-binding protein — translation MLEKTTRMNYLFDFYQSLLTSKQRNYMSLYYLDDYSLGEIAVEFNVSRQAVYDNIKRTESMLEDYESKLFLFKRFQERQELLQKLKIHLNEQELNRDAITQLIETLEKLD, via the coding sequence ATGCTTGAAAAAACAACGAGGATGAATTATCTATTTGATTTTTATCAATCGTTGTTAACATCAAAGCAACGAAACTATATGTCACTCTATTATTTGGATGACTATTCCCTTGGTGAAATTGCTGTGGAGTTTAATGTCTCTAGACAGGCGGTTTATGATAATATAAAACGTACTGAATCCATGCTTGAAGATTATGAAAGTAAATTGTTTTTGTTTAAAAGATTCCAAGAAAGACAAGAACTTTTACAAAAACTTAAGATTCACTTGAATGAGCAAGAGTTAAATAGGGATGCAATTACACAGTTAATTGAAACCCTTGAGAAATTAGATTAG
- the rimM gene encoding ribosome maturation factor RimM (Essential for efficient processing of 16S rRNA) — protein MSKYYNVGKIVNTHGVRGEVRVIASTDFPEERFKEGSALFVELETRELLPLTVTSHRLHKNFHLLTFEGYDNVNDVERFKGNMLKISENELTELDEDEYYYHEIIGCDVVSEDDGALLGVIKEILSPGANDVWVVKTPDRKELLLPYIEDVVKDVDIKNKKITVHLMEGLL, from the coding sequence ATGTCTAAATATTATAATGTTGGCAAGATTGTAAATACACATGGTGTTAGAGGAGAGGTCAGGGTAATCGCTTCCACTGATTTTCCTGAAGAAAGATTTAAAGAAGGCAGTGCTCTGTTTGTAGAATTAGAAACTCGTGAACTGCTGCCATTAACAGTCACATCACATCGCCTTCATAAAAATTTTCATTTACTTACATTTGAAGGTTATGACAATGTAAATGATGTGGAAAGGTTTAAAGGCAATATGTTGAAAATAAGTGAAAACGAATTGACAGAGTTGGATGAAGATGAGTATTATTACCACGAAATCATCGGGTGCGATGTAGTTAGTGAAGATGACGGGGCTTTATTAGGAGTAATAAAAGAAATACTATCTCCAGGAGCAAATGACGTCTGGGTTGTAAAGACGCCGGATAGAAAAGAACTTTTACTTCCTTATATAGAGGATGTTGTAAAAGATGTAGATATAAAAAATAAAAAAATTACCGTACACTTAATGGAAGGATTACTATGA
- the ylqF gene encoding ribosome biogenesis GTPase YlqF, whose amino-acid sequence MTIQWYPGHMAKAKRQVIEKLKLIDVVIELVDARIPQSSRNPMIDEITTNKPRLVLLNKADLADPRKTQEWIAHFENQGFKCLAINSQTKDDMKSIIAASKELVKDKFDKMKAKGIKNPRAIRALIVGIPNVGKSTLINRLANKPIAKTGDRPGITTGQQWIKVGKEFELLDTPGILWPKFEDQEVGYRLAVTGAIKETILDLQDIVVYALRFLSKEYPDNLKDRYQLNTISTEMVELFDQIGVFRGCLMTGGNIDYDKTAEVIIRDLRSGRLGRLTFEVPEEIEQEGK is encoded by the coding sequence ATGACAATTCAATGGTATCCAGGGCATATGGCAAAGGCAAAACGCCAAGTTATTGAAAAACTAAAGTTAATTGATGTTGTAATTGAGTTAGTAGATGCTAGAATACCACAATCTTCTAGAAATCCTATGATTGATGAAATTACGACAAATAAACCTAGGCTTGTATTATTAAATAAAGCAGATTTAGCTGATCCGCGAAAAACTCAAGAATGGATAGCTCATTTTGAAAATCAAGGATTTAAATGTTTAGCAATTAATTCACAAACAAAAGACGATATGAAAAGTATTATCGCAGCTAGTAAGGAGCTTGTAAAAGACAAATTTGATAAAATGAAAGCTAAAGGTATTAAAAATCCTCGAGCTATTAGAGCGCTTATTGTTGGGATACCAAATGTGGGGAAATCTACTTTAATAAATAGACTTGCTAATAAACCGATTGCTAAAACTGGCGACCGACCAGGTATAACAACGGGTCAACAATGGATAAAAGTTGGAAAAGAGTTTGAGCTATTGGATACACCTGGTATACTTTGGCCGAAATTTGAGGATCAAGAAGTGGGTTACCGATTAGCTGTTACCGGAGCTATCAAAGAGACTATATTAGACCTTCAAGATATAGTCGTGTATGCTTTGCGATTTTTATCAAAAGAATATCCTGATAATTTAAAGGATCGATACCAATTAAATACAATTTCAACTGAGATGGTGGAATTGTTTGATCAAATTGGTGTATTCAGAGGATGTTTAATGACCGGTGGCAATATCGATTATGATAAAACAGCTGAGGTCATTATAAGGGATCTGCGGTCAGGGAGACTTGGTCGATTAACTTTTGAAGTACCTGAAGAAATTGAACAAGAAGGAAAATAA
- a CDS encoding FlhB-like flagellar biosynthesis protein gives MIFPVNKKKEAVALSYDSSSDIAPKVIAKGKGIVAENILEKAKQHDIPIQEDPSLVELLSQLEINETIPEQLYQVVAEIFAFIYKIDQNIESADNGKE, from the coding sequence ATGATTTTTCCTGTTAATAAAAAAAAGGAAGCGGTAGCACTATCTTATGATAGTTCGAGTGATATAGCGCCTAAAGTTATCGCAAAGGGCAAAGGAATTGTAGCAGAAAATATACTTGAGAAAGCTAAACAGCATGATATTCCCATTCAGGAAGATCCATCGTTAGTGGAGTTACTTAGTCAGTTGGAAATAAATGAAACGATTCCTGAGCAGCTTTATCAAGTTGTAGCAGAAATTTTTGCCTTTATTTACAAAATCGATCAAAACATAGAATCGGCAGATAATGGAAAAGAATAG
- the ffh gene encoding signal recognition particle protein, producing MAFEGLADRLQSTIQRIRGKGKVTEDDVNEMMREVRLALLEADVNFKVVKDFVKRVKERAVGQEVMKSLTPGQQVIKVVQEELTALMGGEQSKIAVSNRPPTVVMMVGLQGAGKTTTTGKLANLLRKKYNRNPLLVAADIYRPAAIKQLETLGKQLNMPVFSLGDQVSPVEIAKQAILKAKEDHQDYVLIDTAGRLHIDETLMDELKQIKELAKPDEIFLVVDAMTGQDAVNVAQSFNEQLGLTGAILTKLDGDTRGGAALSIKAVTNTPIKFVGMGEKLDQLEDFHPERMASRILGMGDVLTLIEKAQANVDQEKAKELEQKMRTMSFTFDDFLDQLAQVRNMGPLDDLLGMLPGANKIKGLKDLKVDEKQISHVEAIIQSMTKQEKITPEIINASRKKRIAKGSGRTVQEVNRLLKQFEDMKKMMKQMTNMNAKGKKKGFKLPFM from the coding sequence ATGGCTTTTGAGGGATTAGCCGACCGACTGCAAAGTACGATCCAACGTATTCGTGGCAAAGGGAAAGTGACCGAAGATGATGTTAATGAAATGATGCGAGAAGTGCGATTAGCACTTTTAGAAGCAGATGTTAACTTCAAAGTGGTCAAAGATTTTGTGAAACGAGTGAAGGAAAGAGCTGTAGGTCAGGAAGTCATGAAAAGCTTAACTCCTGGTCAGCAGGTTATAAAAGTAGTACAGGAAGAACTCACTGCATTGATGGGTGGCGAACAAAGCAAAATCGCTGTAAGTAACCGTCCACCAACTGTCGTCATGATGGTTGGATTGCAAGGTGCAGGGAAAACAACTACGACCGGCAAGCTTGCGAATTTACTTAGAAAAAAGTACAATCGTAATCCACTACTTGTAGCTGCTGATATATATCGTCCTGCAGCAATCAAACAGCTAGAAACACTTGGGAAACAATTGAATATGCCGGTGTTTTCTTTAGGAGATCAAGTTAGTCCTGTTGAAATTGCAAAACAAGCAATTTTAAAAGCAAAGGAAGATCACCAGGATTATGTTCTGATTGATACTGCTGGTCGTCTCCACATTGATGAAACATTGATGGATGAGTTAAAGCAGATTAAAGAGTTAGCTAAACCTGATGAAATTTTCCTAGTGGTGGATGCAATGACAGGTCAAGATGCTGTTAATGTTGCTCAAAGCTTTAATGAACAGCTTGGCCTAACAGGTGCTATTCTTACAAAACTTGATGGTGATACACGTGGTGGAGCAGCTTTATCAATTAAAGCAGTCACGAATACACCGATTAAGTTTGTAGGTATGGGAGAAAAATTAGATCAACTAGAAGATTTTCATCCAGAACGAATGGCATCTCGTATTCTAGGTATGGGTGATGTTCTAACATTGATTGAAAAAGCTCAAGCCAATGTTGATCAGGAAAAGGCAAAGGAACTTGAGCAAAAAATGCGAACAATGAGCTTCACATTTGATGATTTCTTAGATCAATTAGCACAAGTTCGTAATATGGGTCCCCTTGACGATTTGCTTGGCATGCTACCTGGTGCTAATAAAATTAAAGGATTAAAGGACTTAAAAGTTGATGAGAAACAAATTAGTCATGTCGAGGCGATTATTCAATCGATGACTAAACAAGAAAAAATCACGCCTGAAATTATTAATGCAAGTCGTAAAAAAAGAATCGCAAAAGGTTCAGGTAGAACAGTTCAAGAGGTTAATCGTTTACTTAAACAATTTGAAGATATGAAAAAAATGATGAAACAAATGACAAATATGAATGCAAAAGGTAAGAAAAAGGGATTCAAACTTCCTTTTATGTAA
- the sucC gene encoding ADP-forming succinate--CoA ligase subunit beta: MNIHEYQGKEILRKYGVAVPNGKVAFTVEEAVEAARELGSAVSVVKAQIHAGGRGKAGGVKVAKNLDEVRAYAEEILGKTLVTHQTGPEGKEVKRLLIEEGCDIKKEYYVGLVLDRATSRVVMMASEEGGTEIEEVAEATPEKIFKEVIDPVVGLTGYQARRLAFNINIPKELVNKAVKFMMGLYQAFVEKDCSIAEINPLVVTGDGNVMALDAKLNFDANALYRQKDVLEYRDLDEEDPKEIEASKFDLSYIALDGNIGCMVNGAGLAMATMDTINHYGGTPANFLDVGGGATAEKVTEAFKIILSDKNVKGIFVNIFGGIMKCDVIAEGVVEATKQVGLQLPLVVRLEGTNVDAGKEILNNSGLNITAADSMADGAQKIVSLVK, encoded by the coding sequence ATGAATATCCACGAGTATCAAGGAAAAGAAATCCTCAGAAAATATGGAGTAGCAGTTCCAAATGGAAAGGTTGCTTTCACTGTTGAGGAAGCTGTTGAGGCAGCACGTGAGTTAGGTTCAGCTGTTTCAGTTGTTAAAGCTCAAATCCACGCAGGTGGCCGAGGTAAAGCTGGGGGAGTTAAAGTAGCAAAAAATCTTGATGAGGTTCGCGCGTATGCAGAAGAAATTCTAGGCAAAACGCTTGTAACACATCAAACAGGTCCAGAGGGGAAAGAAGTAAAACGTTTACTGATTGAAGAAGGCTGCGACATTAAGAAGGAGTATTATGTAGGTCTTGTTTTAGACCGTGCAACTTCACGTGTCGTTATGATGGCTTCTGAAGAAGGCGGAACTGAGATTGAAGAAGTAGCTGAAGCTACTCCTGAAAAAATATTCAAAGAAGTGATTGATCCAGTTGTTGGTTTAACTGGCTATCAAGCACGTCGTCTTGCGTTTAATATTAATATCCCTAAAGAATTAGTTAACAAAGCTGTTAAGTTCATGATGGGCTTATATCAAGCATTTGTAGAAAAAGATTGCTCAATCGCTGAAATCAATCCACTTGTTGTAACAGGTGACGGAAATGTAATGGCGCTAGATGCAAAACTAAACTTTGATGCTAACGCTTTATATCGCCAAAAAGATGTTTTAGAATATCGCGATTTAGATGAAGAAGATCCAAAAGAAATTGAAGCATCTAAGTTTGACTTAAGTTATATTGCTTTAGACGGAAACATTGGTTGTATGGTTAACGGTGCAGGTCTAGCAATGGCTACTATGGATACAATTAATCACTACGGCGGAACACCGGCTAACTTCCTTGACGTTGGTGGCGGTGCGACTGCAGAAAAAGTTACAGAAGCATTCAAAATTATTCTATCTGATAAAAACGTGAAAGGTATCTTCGTTAACATTTTTGGCGGTATCATGAAATGTGATGTAATTGCTGAAGGTGTTGTTGAAGCTACAAAACAAGTAGGTTTACAATTACCACTTGTTGTTCGTTTAGAAGGTACAAACGTTGATGCAGGTAAAGAGATTTTAAACAATTCTGGTCTAAATATTACGGCTGCAGACTCTATGGCTGACGGCGCACAAAAAATTGTATCACTAGTAAAGTAG
- a CDS encoding ribonuclease HII: MEKTIKEIEELLSKSTTIDEDLLHKLKSDHRKGVQLLVKRWLKNKIAQQQLHEQFNAMSFYEKELYKNNIYYVAGVDEVGRGPLAGPVVASAVILGEDFYLPGLNDSKALSETKREELYKIIIEKAISVGIGFASVNEIDTVNIYEATKLAMKRAIESLAIQPEYILADAMEIPIAIPQKSIIKGDSKSISIAASSIIAKVTRDRYMKELGTKYPGYGFEKHMGYGTAAHLEAIEKLGIIEEHRCSFAPIKQHTIVS, translated from the coding sequence TTGGAAAAAACAATTAAAGAAATAGAAGAGCTTTTAAGCAAATCAACCACCATAGACGAAGATCTATTGCATAAGCTAAAATCTGATCATCGGAAAGGTGTTCAATTACTTGTAAAAAGATGGTTAAAGAATAAAATTGCTCAACAACAATTACATGAACAATTTAATGCAATGTCTTTTTATGAAAAAGAATTGTATAAAAACAATATATATTATGTTGCTGGTGTAGATGAGGTTGGTCGAGGTCCACTCGCTGGTCCGGTGGTAGCATCTGCTGTCATTCTTGGAGAGGACTTTTATTTGCCTGGATTAAATGATTCAAAAGCATTATCTGAAACTAAAAGAGAAGAATTATATAAAATAATTATTGAAAAAGCAATTAGTGTTGGAATTGGTTTTGCATCTGTAAATGAGATTGATACAGTTAATATTTATGAAGCAACAAAGCTTGCCATGAAACGTGCTATTGAGTCTTTAGCAATTCAACCTGAATACATATTGGCAGATGCGATGGAAATACCGATTGCAATTCCACAAAAATCGATAATTAAAGGCGATTCAAAAAGTATTTCGATTGCAGCAAGTTCTATCATTGCAAAAGTTACCAGAGACCGCTATATGAAAGAATTAGGAACCAAGTATCCGGGATATGGCTTTGAAAAACATATGGGCTATGGAACTGCTGCACATCTAGAGGCAATTGAAAAATTAGGCATTATAGAAGAACATCGCTGCAGTTTTGCACCAATCAAACAACATACTATAGTAAGCTAA
- the lepB gene encoding signal peptidase I yields MSQGKNEVWEWIKALGIAIILAAVIRYFLFAPIVVDGLSMMPTLHDHYRMIVNKISYKIGNPDRFDIVVFEATEDKDYIKRVIGLPGDHVAYKDDILYINGEPIDEPYLDQYKKEANGTLTYDFTLEEVTGLSEVPEGHLFVLGDNRRFSKDSRIIGTISMDKIIGETNIVYWPLSDFQIIK; encoded by the coding sequence ATGTCCCAAGGGAAAAATGAAGTGTGGGAATGGATTAAGGCACTAGGAATAGCCATAATCTTAGCAGCTGTTATTAGATATTTTTTATTTGCTCCTATCGTTGTGGACGGCTTATCAATGATGCCAACCTTACATGATCATTATCGAATGATCGTTAATAAAATTAGTTATAAAATTGGTAACCCAGATCGTTTCGACATCGTCGTATTTGAAGCAACGGAAGACAAAGATTATATAAAACGGGTAATTGGATTACCAGGAGATCATGTAGCCTATAAGGATGATATTTTATACATAAATGGGGAGCCTATTGATGAACCCTATTTGGACCAATATAAAAAAGAAGCTAACGGCACTTTAACTTATGATTTTACACTTGAGGAAGTTACGGGTTTATCAGAGGTTCCAGAAGGTCATCTATTTGTACTAGGTGATAACAGAAGATTTAGTAAAGATAGCAGAATTATTGGAACGATTTCAATGGATAAAATTATTGGTGAAACCAATATTGTATATTGGCCATTAAGTGATTTTCAGATAATTAAATAG
- a CDS encoding KH domain-containing protein — protein MIELIETIVKPLVDYPEDVKVSETEDDRKITYNLTVHKDDVGKVIGKQGRVAKAIRAVVYAAANNESKRINLEIM, from the coding sequence ATGATCGAATTAATCGAAACGATTGTTAAACCGCTTGTTGACTATCCTGAGGATGTTAAAGTTAGCGAAACTGAAGATGATCGTAAAATAACCTATAACTTAACCGTTCATAAAGATGATGTAGGAAAAGTGATAGGGAAGCAAGGTCGAGTAGCAAAAGCTATTCGTGCAGTAGTGTATGCTGCTGCAAACAATGAAAGTAAACGAATTAATCTTGAAATTATGTAA
- the rpsP gene encoding 30S ribosomal protein S16 produces the protein MAVKIRLKRMGQKKAPFYRVVVADSRSPRDGRFIEEIGTYNPVAKPAEVNLNEEAALKWLQNGAKPSDTVRNLFSSQGILEKFHNLKQSK, from the coding sequence ATGGCAGTAAAAATTCGTTTAAAGCGTATGGGACAAAAAAAGGCTCCCTTTTATCGTGTAGTAGTAGCTGATTCTCGTTCACCACGTGATGGACGTTTCATTGAAGAGATTGGTACTTATAATCCAGTAGCTAAGCCAGCTGAAGTTAATCTTAATGAAGAAGCTGCATTAAAATGGTTACAAAATGGTGCTAAGCCATCTGATACAGTACGTAACTTATTCTCTTCACAAGGCATTTTGGAAAAATTCCACAACTTAAAACAATCTAAGTAA
- the sucD gene encoding succinate--CoA ligase subunit alpha has translation MSVFINKDTKVIVQGITGSTALFHTKQMLEYGTQIVGGVTPGKGGTEVEGVPVFNTVEEAVKATGANASVIYVPAPFAADAILEGVDAELDLVICITEHIPVLDMVKVKRYMEGKKTRLVGPNCPGVITPGECKIGIMPGYIHQKGYVGVVSRSGTLTYEAVHQLTQAGVGQSTAVGIGGDPVNGTDFIDVLKAFNEDPETEAVIMIGEIGGTAEEEAAEWVKANMTKPVVGFIGGQTAPPGKRMGHAGAIISGGKGTAAEKIKVMNECGIKVAETPSVMGETLISVLKDKGLYEKCKNL, from the coding sequence ATGAGTGTTTTTATTAATAAAGATACGAAAGTTATAGTTCAAGGTATTACTGGATCGACAGCTTTATTCCACACAAAACAAATGTTGGAATACGGAACACAAATTGTTGGTGGTGTAACACCTGGTAAGGGTGGCACTGAAGTTGAAGGTGTACCTGTATTCAACACAGTTGAAGAAGCAGTTAAAGCTACTGGCGCTAATGCTTCAGTTATTTATGTACCTGCTCCATTCGCAGCAGATGCGATTTTAGAAGGTGTAGATGCAGAACTTGATCTTGTAATTTGTATTACAGAACATATTCCTGTATTAGATATGGTTAAAGTTAAGCGTTATATGGAAGGTAAGAAAACTCGTTTAGTTGGTCCAAACTGCCCGGGTGTTATTACTCCAGGCGAGTGTAAAATTGGTATCATGCCAGGATATATCCACCAAAAAGGTTATGTTGGCGTAGTATCACGTTCTGGTACTTTAACGTATGAAGCAGTTCATCAATTAACACAAGCTGGCGTTGGTCAATCAACAGCTGTAGGTATTGGTGGAGACCCTGTAAACGGCACTGACTTTATCGATGTGTTAAAAGCATTCAACGAAGATCCTGAAACTGAAGCTGTTATCATGATTGGTGAAATCGGTGGAACAGCTGAAGAAGAAGCAGCTGAGTGGGTAAAAGCTAATATGACAAAACCTGTAGTAGGTTTCATTGGTGGACAAACTGCTCCTCCAGGAAAGCGTATGGGACATGCTGGTGCAATTATCTCAGGTGGTAAAGGTACTGCAGCAGAAAAAATTAAAGTAATGAACGAATGTGGTATTAAAGTTGCAGAAACTCCGTCTGTAATGGGAGAAACGTTAATCTCAGTTCTTAAGGATAAAGGCTTATACGAGAAGTGTAAAAACTTGTAA
- the ftsY gene encoding signal recognition particle-docking protein FtsY, with protein sequence MSFFKKLKEKITAKTDSVTEKFKDGLSKTRNSFAEKVNDLVSRYRSVDEEFFEELEEILISADVGVKTVLELIEELKKEVKKRNIQDPRDVQGVISEKLVELFSTGEQDVQHLNLNTDGLTVILFVGVNGVGKTTTIGKLAYKLKSEGKSVLLAAGDTFRAGAIDQLEVWGERVDVDVIKQSEGSDPAAVMYDAVQAAKSRDVDVLICDTAGRLQNKVNLMKELEKVKRVIEREVPGAPHEVLLVLDATTGQNAMVQAKQFRDATDVTGIVLTKLDGTAKGGIVLAIRHELNTPVKFVGLGEKMEDLQEFDPEQFVYGLFAEMIDKEVEETN encoded by the coding sequence ATGAGTTTTTTTAAGAAGTTAAAAGAAAAAATTACTGCAAAAACAGATTCAGTAACTGAAAAGTTTAAGGATGGATTATCAAAAACGAGAAACTCATTTGCTGAAAAAGTTAATGATCTTGTTTCTCGTTACCGCAGTGTAGATGAGGAATTTTTTGAGGAATTAGAAGAAATTTTGATTAGTGCTGATGTAGGTGTGAAAACAGTACTCGAACTAATTGAAGAATTGAAAAAAGAAGTTAAAAAACGAAATATCCAAGATCCAAGAGATGTCCAAGGTGTGATTTCTGAAAAGCTAGTTGAACTATTTTCGACCGGTGAACAAGATGTTCAGCATTTAAATCTCAATACAGATGGTTTAACAGTTATCTTGTTTGTTGGGGTTAATGGTGTTGGGAAAACAACGACAATAGGGAAACTTGCATATAAATTAAAAAGTGAAGGTAAAAGCGTGCTACTTGCTGCTGGCGATACATTTCGTGCAGGTGCCATTGACCAGTTAGAAGTATGGGGCGAACGTGTTGATGTCGATGTCATTAAACAATCAGAAGGATCAGATCCTGCTGCTGTGATGTATGATGCGGTACAGGCAGCGAAGTCTCGTGATGTTGATGTACTAATTTGTGATACAGCTGGGCGCCTACAAAATAAAGTGAATTTAATGAAAGAGTTGGAAAAGGTAAAGCGTGTTATTGAACGGGAAGTACCCGGTGCACCGCATGAAGTGTTACTTGTACTTGATGCTACTACAGGTCAAAATGCGATGGTCCAAGCTAAACAATTTAGAGACGCAACAGATGTAACTGGAATAGTTTTGACAAAATTAGATGGTACAGCTAAGGGTGGAATTGTGCTGGCTATTCGGCATGAACTAAATACACCAGTAAAGTTTGTAGGACTAGGTGAAAAAATGGAAGATTTACAGGAGTTTGACCCGGAACAATTTGTATATGGCTTGTTTGCCGAAATGATTGATAAGGAAGTCGAGGAAACAAATTAA